In Cicer arietinum cultivar CDC Frontier isolate Library 1 chromosome 1, Cicar.CDCFrontier_v2.0, whole genome shotgun sequence, one DNA window encodes the following:
- the LOC101495053 gene encoding ubiquitin C-terminal hydrolase 15: MLEPRESDIPVLFLVLVVLPLVVYILLGKWSETASKRNRITLLAQLAAEEAFKAEEMAVTDVIPQVCSPKNEVHHECARCSAPAKTRCSRCKFVRYCSGNCQIIHWRLIHKQECQPLETHNSSLFPMVEEFGNGSAFYENINSPYFGHNLNQPLREREPLDNMVYGHPLTGTAPSATADFSLSSNSPPPTLERRTSRKSNRETRRRDTGSVRESSVESSDYKSTTSQEALMRQKSRSSDDFVLEEETSKVNSNGVGVYIYEQDAPRNTMHEDDNYQGQYENVFAPRNKYGSSSVSTAANNDEGVSEFETNIVTKGGNHHSDEAALHKCSPEMTVKGSAKAKKPSHPLKAKSSKSLKLTSKTSIDFCGPEIEKKAKIPDEPKVAGNRGTVPLLGINGVTSTGLMKMMGLRKSTKHTVLASSEDSGVRYKKAKNVKMLFPYEEFVKIFQSEVFGIFPRGLLNCGNSCYANAVLQCLTSTKPLVVYLLYGSHSKSCCAKDWCLMCELEQHMMILRENGAPLSPSRILWHMRSINCHMGDGSQEDAHEFLRLLVASMQSICLEGLGGEKKVDPRLQETTFIQHTFGGHLQSKVKCLNCSHESERYENIMDLTLEILGWVESLEDALTQFTSPEDLDGENMYRCGRCTAYVRARKQLSIHEAPNILTIVLKRFQEGRYGKINKCITFPENLDMIPFMTGTGDIPPLYALYAVVVHLDTLNASFSGHYVSYVKDLHGNWFRIDDTEVQPVLINQVMSEGAYILFYTRSSPRPPVEFTGKAVQQSVSDSSKHYPLEMQKPSKPGHSRHASQSFVTEPSPNARQEFSTRFIDTSNGFLKSTNRNVLPVIQTYAENIRHEFSDATSSDWSIFTSSDEAASFTTESTRDSFSTVDYGDSSNMDPISSLFNYTPENNYMKISHTRPLTRFFPKKGHIEKVQRSRCEL, translated from the exons ATGCTCGAACCGCGTGAATCTGATATTCCTGTCCTGTTTCTGGTCCTGGTTGTACTTCCTTTGGTGGTTTATATCTTACTTGGAAAATGGAGTGAGACTGCTTCGAAGAGAAATAGGATAACTTTGCTTGCTCAATTGGCTGCTGAAGAAGCCTTTAAAGCTGAAGAAATGGCTGTTACCGATGTAATTCCTCAAGTGTGTTCTCCGAAGAATGAAGTTCATCATGAGTGTGCTAGGTGTTCTGCTCCTGCGAAAACTCGCTGCTCCAGATGCAAGTTTGTTAGATATTG CTCTGGGAATTGTCAAATAATCCATTGGAGGCTGATTCACAAACAAGAGTGCCAGCCATTGGAAACTCATAACTCAAGTTTGTTTCCAATGGTTGAAGAATTTGGTAATGGAAGTGCGTTTTACGAAAATATAAACAGCCCCTACTTTGGTCACAATTTGAACCAGCCATTAAGGGAGAGGGAGCCTTTGGACAATATGGTTTACGGCCACCCTTTGACCGGCACCGCACCTTCTGCTACAGCTGATTTTTCCCTATCTAGTAATTCTCCACCTCCCACTTTGGAGAGAAGAACTTCCCGTAAATCCAACAGAGAAACACGGAGAAGAGATACTGGTTCTGTACGTGAATCTTCCGTCGAATCTTCTGATTATAAATCTACCACTTCTCAGGAGGCTTTAATGAGACAGAAG TCAAGAAGTAGTGACGATTTTGTGTTGGAGGAAGAAACTTCGAAGGTCAATTCCAATGGCGTTGGAGTTTATATTTATGAACAAGATGCTCCGAGAAACACAATGCATGAAGATGATAACTATCAAGGTCAATATGAAAATGTATTTGCACCAAGAAACAAATATGGATCCTCTAGTGTGTCAACTGCTGCGAACAATGATGAAGGTGTAAGTGAATTTGAAACAAACATCGTTACCAAAGGTGGAAACCATCATTCTGATGAAGCAGCACTACACAAATGCTCGCCTGAAATGACAGTTAAAGGAAGTGCAAAGGCTAAAAAGCCATCACATCCTTTGAAGGCCAAAAGTTCTAAATCACTGAAGTTAACGTCGAAGACATCAATTGACTTTTGTGGCCCGGAAATAGAGAAGAAAGCGAAAATTCCAGACGAACCAA AAGTTGCTGGAAACCGAGGTACTGTACCTTTGCTTGGTATCAACGGGGTTACAAGCACTGGACTTATGAAAATGATGGGTTTGAGGAAATCAACAAAACATACTGTACTGGCCTCCTCAGAAGATAGTGGAGTAAGGTACAAGAAGGCAAAGAATGTAAAG ATGCTATTTCCGTATGAAGAATTTGTTAAGATTTTCCAGAGTGAAGTGTTTGGCATATTCCCCAGGGGCCTTTTAAATTGTGGTAACAG TTGCTATGCCAATGCTGTCTTGCAGTGCTTAACTTCTACAAAGCCTCTTGTCGTTTATTTGCTTTATGGATCACATTCGAAATCCT GTTGTGCTAAAGATTGGTGTCTTATGTGTGAGTTAGAGCAACACATGATGATTTTGAGAGAAAATGGGGCTCCTCTATCTCCGAGTAGGATACTTTGGCATATGCGGAGCATTAATTGCCACATGGGTGATGGAAGTCAGGAAGATGCTCATGAATTTTTAAG GCTTCTAGTTGCGTCGATGCAAtctatatgtttggagggactTGGTGGTGAGAAAAAGGTTGATCCTAGATTACAAGAAACAACTTTCATACAACATACTTTTGGTGGTCATCTTCAATCCAAG GTTAAGTGTTTGAATTGTAGTCATGAGTCAGAAAGGTATGAGAACATTATGGACTTAACGTTGGAGATATTGGGATGGGTTGAGTCACTTGAAGATGCACTGACTCAGTTTACTTCCCCTGAAGATTTGGATGGAGAAAATATGTACAGATGTGGAAG GTGCACTGCGTATGTTCGAGCTAGAAAGCAACTGAGCATACATGAGGCCCCTAACATCTTGACCATCGTTTTAAAGAGGTTTCAG GAAGGAAGATATGGCAAAATTAACAAGTGCATAACTTTTCCTGAAAATCTAGATATGATTCCTTTTATGACTGGGACTGGTGATATTCCTCCATTATATGCGCTTTACGCTGTTGTTGTGCACTTGGACACACTGAATGCATCTTTTTCCGGACATTATGTTTCATATGTGAAAGATCTTCATGGCAATTGGTTCAGGATAGATGATACCGAG GTTCAGCCAGTACTAATCAATCAGGTGATGTCAGAAGGAGCATATATCTTATTCTACACAAG GTCTTCTCCTCGTCCACCAGTAGAATTCACCGGGAAAGCCGTGCAGCAATCGGTGTCCGATTCTTCAAAACACTATCCATTAGAAATGCAGAAGCCTTCTAAACCAGGACACAGCAGACATGCCAGTCAAAGTTTTGTCACCGAACCTTCCCCCAATGCCAGGCAAGAATTTTCCACTCGCTTTATAGACACCTCGAATGGCTTCCTTAAAAGCACGAACAGAAATGTGCTGCCTGTAATACAAACATACGCCGAGAACATCAGGCATGAGTTCTCAGACGCCACATCAAGTGACTGGTCCATTTTCACAAGCTCAGACGAGGCGGCTTCTTTCACAACTGAGAGTACTAGAGACTCTTTCAGTACTGTTGACTATGGTGATTCCTCAAACATGGATCCAATTTCATCTCTATTCAATTACACACCAGAAAACAACTATATGAAGATTTCACATACTAGGCCACTAACAAGGTTCTTCCCTAAAAAGGGTCATATTGAAAAAGTGCAGAGAAGTAGGTGTGAACTCTAG
- the LOC101495382 gene encoding tobamovirus multiplication protein 2B, translating to MEGRRHDPPVANRRKSLWRTMSVSGGAGAGGGGDNTAKAIVAEQISQTVQSTSNLLHLMQQSSPAQAKLVKLPKNLLEKVSTIKNTEQVLEQLPRVISSLDAHMENGLQNVPHLKTVVQLLANMESSQLSSLSRTHVLQKELEPGNQSQETD from the exons ATGGAAGGACGGCGACATGATCCTCCAGTCGCAAACAGAAGAAAGTCGTTGTGGCGAACAATGTCGGTGTCAGGCGGAGCCGGAGCCGGAGGCGGCGGTGACAATACGGCGAAGGCAATAGTGGCCGAGCAGATCTCGCAGACTGTTCAATCCACATCAAACCTTCTTCACCTCATGCAGCAATCTTCTCCTGCTCAG GCGAAACTTGTTAAGCTTCCCAAGAATCTCTTGGAAAAAGTTTCCACTATTAAGAATACAGAGCAG GTTTTAGAGCAGTTGCCTCGAGTAATATCATCACTTGATGCACACATGGAAAATGGGTTGCAAAA TGTTCCACATCTGAAGACTGTGGTTCAATTACTTGCAAATATGGAAAGTAGCCAGCTTAGTTCACTATCTCGAACCCATGTTCTTCAGAAG GAACTTGAACCAGGAAATCAATCTCAAGAGACGGATTAA
- the LOC101496473 gene encoding uncharacterized protein: MASLVCETLAYDGVKGMEIKGDLLMSLMEELPCDESDDERLDSLIRSFEDEISGSKIGNHDSQLKSGFEKSSESWNIGQVEEGDDYGVEYWVDMDLMPSFQFDDGNWGAIESCGDEKDVMVDHLMMCDDGFDIEENSYNSFWQDNYEMGLVH; the protein is encoded by the coding sequence ATGGCTTCCCTAGTTTGTGAAACTTTGGCTTATGATGGTGTCAAAGGGATGGAAATCAAGGGTGATCTTCTCATGTCACTAATGGAAGAATTACCATGTGATGAAAGTGATGATGAAAGGTTAGATAGCTTAATAAGATCTTTTGAGGATGAAATAAGTGGAAGCAAGATTGGAAATCATGATTCACAATTGAAGAGTGGTTTTGAAAAAAGTAGTGAATCATGGAACATAGGACAAGTGGAGGAGGGAGATGACTATGGTGTTGAATATTGGGTTGATATGGATTTAATGCCATCCTTTCAATTTGATGATGGAAATTGGGGAGCTATTGAGTCTTGTGGAGATGAGAAGGATGTGATGGTTGATCATTTAATGATGTGTGATGATGGGTTTGATATAGAAGAAaattcatacaactctttttgGCAAGATAATTATGAGATGGGGTTGGTGCATTAA